A single genomic interval of Nonomuraea rubra harbors:
- a CDS encoding immune inhibitor A domain-containing protein: MPRSKRLLATIPAVALLGAALSTPPAAATSVANYQPTASDYYINYAPPAVPEDTKEPALEDARSRSLTPAQKFDRKFNSGNPVTGRILAAREEQAMRTGRNPAEWIFKNTKQTRTAKLLTVLVEFNEQANDDFSGFNRLRSTQSGSDDCVVEPPGTLLNGPLHNQIPDPATLPHKDNNSFWVKDFSTEHFNKMLYTDKGITERVRPDLKDPRDGKPGIDISGFTMKKMYEEMSKGAYSVTGSAVGWIKVPHSEAWYGAAACGNPPQDMSGHPDNPLGAQQLPIDTVNALAQAQPDFPWADYDVEDISDADGDGNFAEPDGVIDHLVLVHAGKDKSSDGGAQGTYAIWAHSSAVAGGYKIPGTDKKISNYIVQPEDSGVGVFAHEYGHDLGLPDLYDTSGVASSAVDFWDLMSSGSHSGPIFQSMPTHMGLWDKWVLGWANPKTFNPGDASRLVTVGQTSRTPKLTQDGIRVNLASTPLKMIDVHSGSNAWWSGLDQDWANLSLQRDLPVPAGTDLKLWMWNNYEIEQDWDFGFVEVSTDGGETWTQQKVYDEAGNEVTTPDDYPDPYKNLKTFGNKKYGLTGDTGGAWRHDYVNLAPFAGQTIKLRLAYNTDAAYQMRGWHVDDFELTNGGTAVWSDDVETDTGWRPVHGTFTNTSGTGWARNNGERQIERFYLAEWRNFDGFDKGLQYTYDTDYLRDGAWKVQKVKYNAPGLLVWYRDSTFINNNINDTLRQPPSLGPKGSLLVVDSHFEPLRRTGVAAEKDPTPQKNLQGRVQTSNAAFGFGRTYPFKECLEAADEPFSEYCTDFPAQKGVSTFTDAKTWYPGIELIDGGLYFRDADASVVVPSKGDQTYTTRVVHQDGTPATELYGQVAAGSVLGTGNPGDEGKALGVQFKLVSPLPGNLGAIVHVVPPKK; the protein is encoded by the coding sequence GTGCCACGTTCTAAGCGCCTGTTAGCAACGATCCCGGCGGTCGCCCTCCTTGGCGCCGCCCTGTCCACGCCGCCGGCAGCCGCGACGTCCGTCGCGAACTACCAGCCCACGGCCTCGGACTACTACATCAACTACGCTCCTCCGGCGGTCCCCGAGGACACGAAGGAGCCGGCGCTCGAGGACGCGAGGTCGCGCTCGCTGACTCCCGCGCAGAAGTTCGACAGGAAGTTCAACAGCGGCAACCCGGTGACCGGCCGCATTCTCGCCGCCCGCGAGGAGCAGGCCATGAGGACGGGCCGAAACCCCGCTGAATGGATCTTCAAGAACACCAAGCAGACCCGCACGGCCAAGCTCCTGACCGTCCTGGTCGAGTTCAACGAGCAGGCCAACGACGACTTCTCCGGCTTCAACCGGCTGCGCAGCACCCAGAGCGGGTCGGACGACTGCGTCGTCGAGCCCCCGGGCACGCTGCTGAACGGCCCGCTGCACAACCAGATCCCGGACCCGGCCACGCTGCCGCACAAGGACAACAACTCCTTCTGGGTCAAGGACTTCAGCACCGAGCACTTCAACAAGATGCTCTACACCGACAAGGGCATCACCGAGCGCGTCCGCCCCGACCTGAAGGACCCGCGCGACGGCAAGCCCGGCATCGACATCTCCGGCTTCACGATGAAGAAGATGTACGAGGAGATGTCCAAGGGCGCCTACTCCGTCACCGGCTCGGCCGTCGGCTGGATCAAGGTCCCGCACTCCGAGGCCTGGTACGGCGCCGCCGCCTGCGGCAACCCGCCCCAGGACATGTCCGGCCACCCCGACAACCCGCTCGGCGCCCAGCAGCTCCCGATCGACACGGTGAACGCGCTGGCCCAGGCCCAGCCGGACTTCCCGTGGGCCGACTACGACGTCGAGGACATCTCCGACGCCGACGGTGACGGCAACTTCGCCGAGCCCGACGGCGTGATCGACCACCTCGTGCTCGTGCACGCGGGCAAGGACAAGTCCTCCGACGGCGGCGCCCAGGGCACCTACGCCATCTGGGCCCACTCCAGCGCGGTGGCCGGCGGCTACAAGATCCCCGGCACCGACAAGAAGATCTCCAACTACATCGTGCAGCCCGAGGACTCCGGCGTCGGCGTCTTCGCCCACGAGTACGGCCACGACCTCGGCCTGCCCGACCTGTACGACACCTCGGGCGTCGCCAGCTCCGCCGTGGACTTCTGGGACCTGATGTCCAGCGGCTCCCACTCCGGCCCGATCTTCCAGTCCATGCCGACCCACATGGGTCTGTGGGACAAGTGGGTGCTCGGCTGGGCGAACCCGAAGACGTTCAACCCCGGTGACGCCTCCAGGCTCGTCACCGTCGGCCAGACGTCCCGCACGCCCAAGCTCACCCAGGACGGCATCCGGGTCAACCTGGCCTCCACGCCGCTGAAGATGATCGACGTGCACAGCGGCTCGAACGCCTGGTGGAGCGGCCTCGACCAGGACTGGGCCAACCTCAGCCTGCAGCGCGACCTGCCCGTCCCCGCCGGCACCGATCTCAAGCTGTGGATGTGGAACAACTACGAGATCGAGCAGGACTGGGACTTCGGCTTCGTCGAGGTCTCGACCGACGGCGGCGAGACGTGGACCCAGCAGAAGGTCTACGACGAGGCCGGCAACGAGGTCACCACGCCGGACGACTACCCGGACCCGTACAAGAACCTCAAGACCTTCGGCAACAAGAAGTACGGCCTCACCGGTGACACCGGCGGCGCCTGGCGGCACGACTACGTGAACCTGGCGCCGTTCGCCGGGCAGACGATCAAGCTGCGGCTGGCGTACAACACCGACGCCGCCTACCAGATGCGCGGCTGGCACGTGGACGACTTCGAGCTCACCAACGGCGGCACCGCCGTGTGGAGCGACGACGTCGAGACCGACACGGGCTGGAGGCCCGTGCACGGCACGTTCACCAACACCAGCGGCACCGGCTGGGCCCGCAACAACGGCGAGCGCCAGATCGAGCGCTTCTACCTCGCCGAGTGGCGCAACTTCGACGGCTTCGACAAGGGCCTGCAGTACACCTACGACACCGACTACCTCCGTGACGGGGCGTGGAAGGTGCAGAAGGTGAAGTACAACGCGCCTGGCCTGCTCGTCTGGTACCGCGACTCGACGTTCATCAACAACAACATCAACGACACCCTCAGGCAGCCGCCGAGCCTCGGCCCGAAGGGCAGCCTGCTCGTCGTCGACTCCCACTTCGAGCCGCTGCGCCGGACCGGCGTCGCCGCCGAGAAGGACCCGACGCCGCAGAAGAACCTGCAAGGCCGGGTGCAGACCTCCAACGCCGCGTTCGGGTTCGGCAGGACGTACCCGTTCAAGGAGTGCCTGGAGGCGGCGGACGAGCCGTTCAGCGAGTACTGCACGGACTTCCCCGCGCAGAAGGGCGTCTCCACCTTCACCGACGCGAAGACCTGGTACCCGGGGATCGAGCTGATCGACGGCGGCCTGTACTTCCGGGACGCCGACGCCTCGGTGGTCGTGCCGTCGAAGGGCGACCAGACGTACACCACCCGCGTGGTGCACCAGGACGGCACCCCCGCCACCGAGCTGTACGGCCAGGTGGCCGCCGGCTCCGTGCTCGGCACCGGCAACCCCGGTGACGAGGGCAAGGCGCTGGGCGTGCAGTTCAAGCTCGTGAGCCCGCTGCCCGGGAACCTGGGCGCGATCGTTCACGTGGTTCCCCCGAAGAAGTAA
- a CDS encoding FAD-binding oxidoreductase has translation MRPIDALVNALSDARVLTDPDVIDSYARDRTFLEPGKPLAVVLATSRDDVVTTMRWATEHRVPVVPRGGGTGLAGASVAGDGSVILSLARMTAIRELSPADEIAVVEPGVITADLDKAAREHGLMYAPDPSSYEISTIGGNLATNAGGLRCVKYGVTRDSALGLEVVLADGRVLNTGRRTMKGVTGYDLTGLFVGSEGTLGVITAATVRLRRAPAAPPATFAADFSSLRDAGAAVSAIMAAGCQPSLMELLDRATLQAIDEWRNIGLEPGTQAMLIGQSDAADSQAAVERMERICTENGASFVAVSSSPQEADELIGLRRLAYGAKERQGACLVEDVCVPRSALAEMIGRIEAAAERHGVRIATVAHAGDGNLHPVFIFEHGTVEPPPEVWAAADEVFKDALELGGTLTGEHGVGLLKRRWLELESGPVAGELQRGIKAVFDPLGLLNPGKAI, from the coding sequence GTGAGACCGATTGATGCCCTGGTGAACGCTCTGTCCGATGCCCGCGTTCTGACCGACCCCGACGTGATCGACTCCTACGCCCGCGACCGCACGTTCCTGGAGCCCGGCAAGCCGCTCGCCGTCGTGCTCGCCACCTCCCGCGACGACGTGGTGACCACCATGAGGTGGGCCACCGAGCACCGGGTGCCGGTGGTGCCGCGCGGCGGCGGCACCGGCCTGGCCGGCGCGTCGGTGGCCGGCGACGGCTCGGTCATCCTCTCGCTGGCCAGGATGACCGCGATCAGGGAGCTCTCCCCCGCCGACGAGATCGCCGTCGTCGAGCCCGGCGTCATCACCGCCGACCTGGACAAGGCCGCCAGGGAGCACGGGCTGATGTACGCGCCGGACCCGTCCTCGTACGAGATCTCCACCATCGGCGGGAACCTGGCCACCAACGCCGGCGGGCTGCGCTGCGTGAAGTACGGCGTGACCAGGGACTCGGCGCTCGGTCTCGAGGTCGTGCTGGCCGACGGCCGGGTGCTGAACACCGGGCGGCGCACGATGAAGGGCGTCACCGGCTACGACCTGACCGGGCTGTTCGTCGGCTCGGAAGGCACGCTCGGCGTGATCACCGCCGCCACGGTGCGGTTGCGGCGCGCGCCGGCCGCGCCGCCGGCGACGTTCGCGGCCGACTTCTCCTCGCTGCGGGACGCGGGTGCCGCCGTGTCGGCGATCATGGCGGCCGGCTGCCAGCCGTCCCTGATGGAGCTGCTCGACCGGGCGACGCTGCAGGCCATCGACGAGTGGCGCAACATCGGGCTCGAACCCGGCACGCAGGCCATGCTCATCGGCCAGTCCGACGCCGCCGACAGCCAGGCCGCCGTGGAGCGCATGGAGCGCATCTGCACCGAGAACGGCGCCTCGTTCGTCGCCGTGTCCTCCAGCCCGCAGGAGGCCGACGAGCTGATCGGGCTGCGGCGGCTGGCGTACGGGGCCAAGGAGCGGCAGGGCGCCTGCCTGGTCGAGGACGTGTGCGTGCCGCGTTCGGCGCTGGCCGAGATGATCGGCCGGATCGAGGCGGCGGCGGAGCGGCACGGGGTGCGGATCGCCACGGTGGCGCACGCCGGCGATGGCAACCTGCACCCGGTCTTCATCTTCGAGCACGGCACCGTGGAGCCGCCGCCCGAGGTGTGGGCCGCGGCGGACGAGGTGTTCAAGGACGCGCTGGAGCTCGGCGGCACGCTCACCGGGGAGCACGGCGTGGGGCTGCTCAAGCGGCGCTGGCTGGAGCTGGAGTCGGGGCCGGTCGCGGGCGAGCTCCAGCGGGGGATCAAGGCCGTGTTCGACCCCCTCGGCCTCCTCAATCCCGGCAAGGCGATCTGA
- the frdD gene encoding fumarate reductase subunit FrdD, whose product MRRSPEPYLWLLFSGGGVVAALVVPVLVLLFGVLMPLGIVDWPTAEHLRGLLDSVLVRLALVVVVVLCLFHAAHRIRHTSEELLGIARFDLVVAALCYGGAIAGGIAAVMLMF is encoded by the coding sequence ATGAGGCGGTCGCCGGAGCCGTACCTGTGGCTGCTGTTCAGCGGCGGGGGAGTGGTGGCGGCGCTGGTGGTGCCGGTGCTCGTGCTGCTGTTCGGGGTGCTCATGCCGCTCGGGATCGTGGACTGGCCCACCGCCGAGCACCTGCGCGGGCTGCTGGACAGCGTGCTCGTACGGCTCGCGCTGGTCGTGGTGGTGGTGCTGTGTCTCTTCCACGCCGCGCACCGGATCCGTCACACGAGTGAGGAACTGCTCGGCATCGCCAGATTCGACCTGGTGGTGGCAGCCCTTTGTTACGGCGGGGCTATTGCGGGCGGGATCGCCGCAGTGATGTTGATGTTCTGA
- the frdA gene encoding fumarate reductase (quinol) flavoprotein subunit, which yields MIDVLIVGGGGAGLRAAVAVAETDPALKVAVVSKVYPMRSHTVSAEGGAAAVIGVGDTLDEHCYDTISGGDWLCDQDAVEAFVAEAPRELIQLEHWGCPWSRESDGRVAVRPFGGMKKMRTWYAADKTGFHLLHTLFQTTLKYQDIIRYDEWFVTKLVVDDGRVHGVVAVEMRTGRIETIPARTVILATGGCGKVFPFTTNAAIKTGDGMALAYREGAPLKDMEFVQYHPTGLPFTGILITEAARAEGGWLINKDGYRYLQDYDLGKPTPTPKLRSMELGPRDRLSQAFVHEQHKGRTVDTPYGPVVYLDLRHLGEGKIDARIPFVRELCRSYQNLDPATDLIPVRPVVHYMMGGVHTDLDGATPIAGLFAAGETACVSINGANRLGSNSLPEILVFGRRAGLAAAGFAREHRGGEPPAVRSQGGDERRRLERVREGSSHGERIADLREQMQHTLEGAAGIYRTGDELAKAVDTLADLRERAEEARVEDSSTAFNTELINLQELQSMLEIAQTIVACALNRQESRGAHQRTDFSARDDEAFLAHSLVHRAPDGTPSVGLLPVTITRWPPGERVYGRD from the coding sequence ATGATCGATGTGCTCATCGTCGGAGGAGGCGGAGCCGGGCTGCGGGCGGCCGTCGCGGTCGCCGAGACGGATCCTGCGCTCAAGGTGGCGGTCGTGTCGAAGGTCTACCCGATGCGCAGCCACACCGTCTCCGCCGAGGGCGGCGCCGCCGCGGTGATCGGCGTCGGCGACACGCTCGACGAGCACTGCTACGACACGATCTCCGGCGGCGACTGGCTCTGCGACCAGGACGCGGTGGAGGCGTTCGTGGCCGAGGCGCCCAGGGAGCTGATCCAGCTCGAACACTGGGGCTGCCCGTGGAGCCGCGAGAGCGACGGCCGCGTGGCGGTGCGGCCGTTCGGCGGCATGAAGAAGATGCGCACCTGGTACGCGGCCGACAAGACCGGCTTCCACCTGCTGCACACGCTCTTCCAGACGACCCTGAAATATCAGGACATCATCAGGTACGACGAGTGGTTCGTCACCAAGCTCGTCGTCGACGACGGCCGCGTCCACGGCGTCGTGGCCGTGGAGATGCGGACCGGCCGCATCGAGACCATCCCGGCCAGGACCGTCATCCTGGCCACCGGCGGCTGCGGCAAGGTCTTCCCCTTCACCACCAACGCCGCCATCAAGACCGGCGACGGCATGGCCCTGGCCTACCGGGAGGGCGCGCCGCTGAAGGACATGGAGTTCGTCCAGTACCACCCGACCGGCCTGCCGTTCACCGGCATCCTCATCACCGAGGCGGCCAGGGCCGAGGGCGGCTGGCTGATCAACAAGGACGGTTACCGCTACCTCCAGGACTACGACCTGGGCAAGCCCACCCCTACGCCGAAGCTGCGCAGCATGGAGCTGGGCCCGCGCGACCGGCTGTCGCAGGCGTTCGTGCACGAGCAGCACAAGGGCCGCACGGTGGACACCCCGTACGGGCCCGTCGTCTACCTGGACCTGCGCCACCTGGGCGAGGGCAAGATCGACGCCCGGATCCCGTTCGTGCGCGAGCTGTGCCGCAGCTACCAGAACCTCGACCCGGCCACCGACCTCATCCCGGTGCGCCCGGTCGTGCACTACATGATGGGCGGCGTGCACACCGACCTCGACGGCGCCACCCCGATCGCGGGGCTGTTCGCGGCGGGGGAGACGGCGTGCGTGAGCATCAACGGCGCCAACCGGCTCGGCTCCAACTCGCTGCCCGAGATTCTCGTCTTCGGCCGCCGGGCGGGCCTCGCGGCGGCCGGGTTCGCCAGGGAGCACCGCGGGGGCGAGCCGCCTGCCGTACGGAGTCAGGGGGGTGACGAGCGGCGGCGGTTGGAGCGCGTGCGCGAGGGCAGCAGTCACGGTGAGCGGATCGCCGACCTGCGCGAGCAGATGCAGCACACGCTCGAAGGAGCCGCCGGCATCTACCGCACGGGCGACGAGCTGGCCAAGGCCGTGGACACGCTCGCGGACCTGCGCGAGCGGGCCGAGGAGGCACGTGTCGAGGACAGCAGCACCGCCTTCAACACCGAGCTGATCAACCTGCAGGAGCTGCAGAGCATGCTGGAGATCGCGCAGACGATCGTGGCCTGCGCGCTGAACAGGCAGGAGTCGCGCGGCGCGCACCAGCGCACCGACTTCTCCGCCAGGGACGACGAGGCGTTCCTGGCGCACTCGCTGGTGCACCGCGCGCCCGACGGCACGCCGTCGGTCGGCCTGCTGCCCGTGACGATCACCCGCTGGCCTCCGGGAGAAAGGGTTTACGGCCGTGACTGA
- the ctaD gene encoding cytochrome c oxidase subunit I, producing MTTVRETSIEQVRRRRTGTVIASWLSTTDHKVIGYLYLITSFGFFLVAGVMAMFIRAELATPGMQVVSQQQYNQLFTIHGTVMLLLFATPLFAGFANVVMPLQIGAPDVAFPRLNAVAYWLFLFGGLMVLAGFFTPGGAADFGWFAYTPLSSSIYSPQVGADLWIMGLALSGLGTILGAVNFITTIIGMRAPGMTMFRMPLFTWNVLLTSMLVLMAFPVLAAALLVLESDRKLGTQVFLSDNGGPLLWQHLFWFFGHPEVYIIALPFFGIITEVIPVFSRKPIFGYMSLVGATIAIAGLSMTVWAHHMFPTGQVLLPFFSFMTFLIAVPTGVKFFNWIGTMWRGHLTFESPMLFAVGFLVTFLLGGLTGIILASPPLDFHITDTYFVVAHFHYVVFGTVVFAMFAGFYFWWPKMTGRMLDDRLGKVHFWTLFIGFHTTFLIQHVLGQLGMPRRYADYGVADGFTALNQISSVGAFLLGASTLPFLYNVWKTARHAPKVTLDDPWGYGNSLEWATSCPPPRHNFTFMPPIRSERPAFDLHYPLEKPGEQAGEQSGGERDDAPELPPRQDSPG from the coding sequence GTGACGACCGTTCGAGAGACCTCGATCGAGCAGGTCAGGCGCCGTCGCACCGGGACCGTCATCGCATCCTGGCTGTCGACGACCGACCACAAGGTCATCGGGTACCTCTACCTGATCACCTCGTTCGGGTTCTTCCTCGTCGCCGGCGTCATGGCCATGTTCATCAGGGCCGAGCTCGCCACCCCCGGCATGCAGGTCGTCAGCCAGCAGCAGTACAACCAGCTCTTCACCATCCACGGCACGGTGATGCTGCTGCTGTTCGCCACCCCGCTGTTCGCCGGGTTCGCGAACGTGGTGATGCCGCTGCAGATCGGCGCGCCCGACGTGGCGTTCCCGCGGCTGAACGCGGTGGCGTACTGGCTGTTCCTGTTCGGCGGGCTGATGGTGCTGGCCGGGTTCTTCACGCCCGGCGGCGCGGCCGACTTCGGCTGGTTCGCGTACACGCCGCTGTCGTCATCGATCTACTCGCCGCAGGTCGGCGCGGACCTGTGGATCATGGGCCTGGCCCTGTCAGGCCTCGGTACGATCCTCGGCGCGGTCAACTTCATCACCACGATCATCGGCATGCGGGCGCCCGGCATGACCATGTTCCGGATGCCGCTGTTCACCTGGAACGTGCTGCTGACCAGCATGCTCGTGCTGATGGCGTTCCCCGTGCTGGCCGCGGCGCTGCTGGTGCTGGAGTCGGACCGCAAGCTCGGCACGCAGGTCTTCCTGTCCGACAACGGCGGGCCGCTGCTCTGGCAGCACCTGTTCTGGTTCTTCGGCCATCCCGAGGTCTACATCATCGCGCTGCCGTTCTTCGGGATCATCACCGAGGTCATCCCGGTCTTCAGCCGCAAACCGATCTTCGGCTACATGAGCCTGGTCGGGGCCACGATCGCGATCGCCGGGCTGTCGATGACGGTGTGGGCGCACCACATGTTCCCCACCGGGCAGGTGCTGCTGCCGTTCTTCTCGTTCATGACGTTCCTCATCGCGGTGCCGACCGGGGTGAAGTTCTTCAACTGGATCGGCACGATGTGGCGCGGCCACCTCACCTTCGAGTCGCCCATGCTGTTCGCCGTGGGCTTCCTGGTGACGTTCCTGCTCGGCGGGCTCACCGGGATCATCCTGGCCTCGCCGCCGCTCGACTTCCACATCACCGACACCTACTTCGTCGTCGCCCACTTCCACTACGTGGTCTTCGGCACCGTCGTCTTCGCCATGTTCGCCGGGTTCTACTTCTGGTGGCCCAAGATGACCGGCCGCATGCTCGACGACCGGCTCGGCAAGGTGCACTTCTGGACGCTGTTCATCGGCTTCCACACCACGTTCCTCATCCAGCACGTGCTCGGGCAGCTCGGCATGCCCAGGCGCTACGCCGACTACGGCGTGGCCGACGGCTTCACGGCGCTCAACCAGATCTCCTCGGTCGGGGCGTTCCTGCTCGGCGCCTCGACGCTGCCGTTCCTCTACAACGTCTGGAAGACCGCCAGGCACGCGCCCAAGGTCACCCTCGACGACCCCTGGGGCTACGGCAACTCCCTGGAATGGGCGACGAGCTGCCCGCCGCCGCGCCACAACTTCACCTTCATGCCCCCGATCCGCTCCGAACGGCCGGCCTTCGACCTGCACTACCCGCTCGAGAAGCCCGGCGAGCAGGCCGGCGAGCAGTCCGGCGGCGAACGCGACGACGCCCCGGAGCTGCCGCCGCGCCAGGACTCGCCCGGCTGA
- the sdhB gene encoding succinate dehydrogenase iron-sulfur subunit, producing MTDTTEAVRQAAGTRTIRMDVARYRPGQDAEPVFQGYDVPLMSDWAVLDGLNYIKDQLDGSLSYRWSCRMGVCGSCGMTVNGEARLTCGTFLTEYGEGPVRIEPLKGFPVIRDLVVDIDDFLAKLSSVRPWLIREGEDLPLTAEYAQTPEQLEAYKQYSMCINCLLCYSACPVYVLDPDFLGPAAIALAQRYNLDSRDMGDRFDVLSQDDAVWGCTFVGECTRVCPKHVDPAEAIQRYKLTAALRSVLPWSKR from the coding sequence GTGACTGACACGACGGAAGCGGTACGGCAGGCGGCGGGCACGCGGACGATCCGGATGGACGTGGCCAGGTACCGGCCCGGGCAGGACGCCGAGCCGGTGTTCCAGGGCTACGACGTGCCGCTGATGAGCGACTGGGCCGTGCTCGACGGCCTCAACTACATCAAGGACCAGCTCGACGGCAGCCTGTCCTACCGCTGGTCGTGCCGGATGGGCGTGTGCGGCTCGTGCGGCATGACCGTCAACGGCGAGGCCCGGCTGACCTGCGGCACCTTCCTCACCGAGTACGGCGAGGGGCCGGTGCGGATCGAGCCGCTGAAGGGGTTCCCGGTGATCAGGGACCTGGTGGTGGACATCGACGACTTCCTGGCCAAGCTGTCGTCCGTGCGGCCCTGGCTGATCAGGGAGGGCGAGGACCTGCCGCTGACCGCCGAGTACGCCCAGACGCCCGAGCAGCTGGAGGCGTACAAGCAGTACAGCATGTGCATCAACTGCCTGCTGTGCTACTCGGCCTGCCCGGTCTACGTGCTCGACCCCGACTTCCTCGGCCCGGCGGCCATCGCGCTGGCCCAGCGCTACAACCTGGACTCGCGCGACATGGGCGACCGGTTCGACGTGCTCAGCCAGGACGACGCGGTGTGGGGGTGCACGTTCGTCGGCGAGTGCACCCGGGTCTGCCCCAAGCACGTGGACCCGGCCGAGGCGATCCAGCGTTACAAGCTGACCGCCGCCCTGCGTTCGGTGCTGCCGTGGAGCAAGCGGTGA